The DNA window GAGTCCAAATGGGATTTTAGTTGTTGAATTAGGGATGGTGAGAGGACTGAGAAGTGCCAATGAATGTGGTTTAGTTGATGAGAGCTGAAGGAGACTGTAAGTTCCCATTTTGGGGGATTTTTGTTCTTAAACTTCCATTTTCTATTTAAAAGCAATATTGTTTTCTTTTCAATATTAGTTTTTTGAAGGattaattgctttaaaggtctgaattttactttattttataattttaacatgaatttttaactttaatatttaatatataaattattataattttacaatttaaaccacataacaaattattattatattataaaatgctGATGTGAATGTCATATAGATATTAGCCCTCGTTTGATTCGTTTTATATCAATTCCTGGGAAGTAATTTCCCGGGAAGTGTAGTTCCTGGGAAGTTAACTTTTCAGGAAGTTTGATGAATGTtacttgtttcaatttttactttccggaaagtacaaaattaattttaatataatatactatatttttaactaaaagacataaatatcctttgataatttttatattgtttaacaaataattttaatttgaaatcgagtaataaataatttaatttttacttattatctcttattttacgattcaagtactatttaggagagtttttaaatattaaaatttaaaaattatattttttttatttgaattttacataatataaaatatttaataaaaatatttacttattataaataacaattataaaataatataagtatattttttaaaataaataaaaatattttaatatgaattttaaaagaaaaaaaagaaaagaattaaggttaaattaggaaaaaccaacaaaaatgCTAGGAAAGTTCTACTTCCTTGGGTTTGCTAAGGAAGTTACTTCCCTAGTCAAAGGGAAGTCAAACATCcaacttcccgggaagtaaaatataaaaattgaatcaagCAAAAAAAATTTGCTACTTTCCGGAAAGTACAACTTCCCTAATCTATTTACCCCCAACCAAGCAAGGCCTTACTCCAGGCTTCCAGCATCCCCGTCATTTTTTGACAGAAAATTATTCAATGTTTcgttgtaaaaatataaaagctgGTGTTcgacattttaaaaattcatattaaaattgcaaaacacgctatcattaaaaaaatacattcatTAAATAAGTAACATTGTCATCTAATTACACATTTTTAAGAGTTAGATTAATTATTACTcttctgtttttatttaattgtcattttaaataattttattttatctaataaatagaTGTTTTTTAGAATTTGTGAAtggcatttataattatattttaaatttttatttctcattaaattattttagaaagtatataatttaatttatacccCTAAACTCTTTATTAACGAGTTTAATAAATAaggttatattaattttattatttataaattaaaattaaaaaaatactttttcaatttttccaattttattCTAATACGATAACTATATTATAATGAAGAAAGTATATTGGTATTTTTCATACTCACTTCTCcctttaaaatttgtttctcTCActtctttctaaaaaaaatttcatttctcTTCATCTTTTTGAGGGTGCTTCCTCCCCGCCTATATTACTAGTTATTATAGATCTACTCTTTTAGTTCAATAAATCTAAGATTTAAAGTTtagtttttgtttgatttgggTCTTATTTTTTGCTTGTTagaataaagttaaaaaaaatttccaCCTTTGATTAGATTTTTTAGATCCATAAGAAGCTTTAGTGTTTGTTTGAGTTTTAACTCTAAAGTATTGTAGATGTAAGAAACGAAAAGGATATGGATCTATCTTGAAGATGAAGATTGAAAATCGGAAATAGTAGGTTTTAACGGATCAAGCGGTTTGAATGACAAATCGGTACAAAACAATATCGAAATACTCTTTCAACAAAATCGTTGTATTAAATTTGGGGATCTATGTCTAGAATTTTCTTGTTTTtcgattatttttttgtttgtatttttattgttacctattattttatagtttaatttttttaaaaaattatatataaattcttgttatatgactttcactATTTGTAAGTTAATCTTCGTAATTAACTCTATCttgaaaagaagaaagagagtATATTGTTTTCTATGTATGTATAAATCTTAAATGTCACATAAAAAACAAAGAGAACAAGGAGGGCAATATTCATGAATCTATAATAATTTGTAGCTGTAATTAAAGTATCCAATTcacataaacaaaaatatagttaCTTAGATTCACAATCCtaaagaaaaatgaaacaaaattagAGTATgaatttccaaacaaatccatgaCATTCTCTTGTGGAAAATTACCAACAAATAGATACATTAATAACAAAACTAATTAATATTCTAGAGTTCAAAGGAGTCATCTTCTTGCAAAATTTGGCTAGCAGCAGActcttcttcatcatcaatCACCAAGTAAGGATTCTTTTCAATAGgctgaaaattataaaatataaatatatagaaaatCAAGCTTGCAGTTTCAGCAAGAACACTTGTAATCCATTCATATCTATAATCAAGAAGAGCCCCAATTGAAGAAACCACCACTCTTGTAAAATACAAATATCCAaccacaaatatataaaattgcttaaaaagtgtCAATTTCTGAAGATTTCTTGCAGCTTTTCCGTCCGTTTTCGACGCCTCTCGTAGGCTCCGAATCGACCAAATGATCGGAAAAAACACGGCGCAACAACATATCACATCGATTAGTAAAAACATTTGGTTCCATGTCAGCCAGTCTTTCGTAGCGGGTCCGGTTTCAGCAATTACGACATAAGCTATGTTTTCAAGAACCTGAAGAGGAATAACTGTCATCAGAACATTTTTTTCCCTTTCCTGAAGATAGGGTTTGAGAAATGACCATCCTGTCCCTATCAGGACTATGACAGTGAACAACATTATGCCTTTAAAAAATCCGAAAATGTAAAATGCTACGTCCCATCCGTGAGGCGTTCCGGTTTTGCTTACGTACACTTTATCTTCCGATGCACATATCATTTTTAGCGTCTTAACGAGAAGCAACGCGCCCATAATTAAATGGATCTTGTCGACTGTCGGTCTCTGTTTGATGCAGGTAAAAATCCAGAGACCGAAGAAACACGCGTATATAAgaaaaaacatgaaataaaGCCTCGGCAGGTGCGTTTGGCCTGCGGGGAGGAAATCTTTTACGCCGTATTTAAGATTATACATTTCCGTATGTACAAACATCGACACTTCAAATTCAGGCTGACAATTTCCGAAAACAAGACTATATTCGTCAGGATCGTTGATAGTTATAGAACCGGAATTAGTTGAATTAGCTGTCAGGTTATCAAATTTGAGTATGAGTTGAACATACCGGCTCGACAGAACACAGAAAGATTCCGTAAACTGCGACTCGTTCATGATTCTGATAAACGACTCGTCTCGTGCTAGAAAAAACCCCATTGAAGACGGATTATATTCGACTTTACGATGTTTTGTCTTCCAATAAACATCTTTTACAGAAATATGAACCCGACCAGCTTCCGTGAAACCGAATCTTTCGAATAAGATCATCGAACGAGAATCATCAAGAATGCGTATGTTCTTGATCTCGGAAAATACGAAGTGAAAGGCCGAGATAATTAACAGAACACGGAGTAAGATGTTCATCATTGTGGTGCTTGAATTTTTAGAGACGAAAAATCtacattaaaattgaaaaattgttttaaatgaaaaattagagACATAAGTGGTGTGAGCTTGTCTATAGAATAACTGTAAGAATTAGATGGGTAATAGTGGTGGTAAGAGTACTAGAGGAACGTATAATTTGCCAAAGATTTGGGAGAGTGAAGCAACACTTTTATGACATTTGTTAATTAATCAGTTGATCTTgctctctcaaaaaaaaaaaaaaacagttgatcttgcaaaaataattttatgacatgtGTTAATTAGTTGAACTTGCattaattctattttattgctacaaaaaaacAAAGTATTATTACATGAAATTTAACtgcaaaattatgttttaatattttagcaTGTTTTTACAATAATTATAcgaattttataatttggcaAATTCAAtcactaaactttattttatagCAAATCGATACACgaaccttttttttatatataatttgaaaagGGGGAGTGTTTAtgggaggatttgaacccaTGACCTAGCAGCGCTTATACCGTTTGAGATATAACTCATCGGTTACACGAGCCTATTTCACGTTGAAAAAACAGTGACATGGTTGTATGTTATGTGttcatgttaatttttttgataaaaattaggTTGTTGTTTTGACTTGTCAGAACATAAAAATTGATGActgatattattaaattttaaaattaatgtctTATTTATAAATCATGTTAAAATTTGCTatttaatttgcatttaaccgTGAATTTTATAATCTAACCCATGAATCATATAAGAATCGATTTGATATGCAATCATCATTGTGGGGTTAATTAACCTAGTTGGTAAATTGGCTGAATTATATCATACATTGAAAGAAAAACATTCATTTATCCTCTCAAAACCTAGCCTAATAAAATTATGTGATAATCTCTTCAATTAGGATAAGAACCCAATTGACCGAAAATCTAAAAGCAAGGTTAGAAAACCTTAATTAATCAATCACAAGTTCACAATACTATAGCTTGAACTAATGCCATCATCTACTTTTTATGCGCAGAACTCTAATTTAATTGGCTTATTTTCATCCACGGTTCCATGCATATAAAAATCGTGTATGATTAATTGAAAAAtcattacacgcaatatcattTGTATAACAAATTAATGATGTGTTAGtcatatgaaaaaattaataataaaaaaattaaatagtattAAAAACTTTCCTATCACAAATATTCATTGTTTTATTGTAAATATGATATGGTACAACTCAGGTACGAAATAAACATTCAACTAATTATATGTAAGTAATAAATTCAACCAAAAGTgaataaattgaattattttctctcttgaAGCTAACCGATCAAATAGACAAAGTTgattgaaattattaaaatctaactaaatataaaattaaactaaccgattttttttttaataatggaTCGATTGGATCAGCAAACCAAAAAACTTTACAATATAGATTCATGAGACAAAAGAACCGAATTCAAGCTTAGGGAAATGCCACGTCACCCATATTCCCCAATCTCAAACATTAATTAATAGATACTAGTACTAGCATTACAGCTTATTAATAGGCAATGAGGGTGAAACAAAATCTATAAACAATAAGTAGAGTTTTAATATTCAGTTACTCTCATTTATTACGTCAAagtttatttttctaacttCTCTCAATATCACTCTCATTTTTCTGATTAAACACTTGCAAttcaagaaaattaaaagaCCCTCTTAATCTAATTGGTTTAATTAATGAAGAACAAATTTCTCAATACTATAGCTTAGAAAAccttaattaatcaaaaatttcTCGATACATTTACAAAAATCTAAAAGTAAGATTAGAAAACCTTAATTAATCAATCACAAATTCACAATACTATAGCTTGAACTAGCGCCATCATTTTCTTTTTATGCTCGGAACTATAATTTAATTGGCTTATTTTCATCCACGGTTGCAGTGAAATCATGTATGACTATTTATATATGAGTAATAAGTTAAACCAAAAGTGAATTAATTGAACTTTAACCTAACCGATCAAATAGAcccgaaatatttttttaataatggaCCGATtgaattaacaaaattaaccaaaaaaaactTTATAATATAGATTCATGAGACAAAAAACACTGAATTCAAGCTTAGGGAAATGCCACGTCAACCATATTACCCAATCTCAAACATTAGTTAATCAAATTAAGAAATTAAGAGACATAATAGATACCAGTACTAGCATTACAGCTTATTATTAGCGAATGAGAGTGAAACAGAATATAAAAGATAGAATTTGAATAATTCAGTTACGCTCATTTATTACTTCAATGTTTAATTTCCTAACTTGTCTCAACATCATCACTGTCATTTTCATGATTAAAAACACTTgcaaatcaagaaaataaaaatattcttaaTCTAATTGGTTTCTCCAAATTACATAAGGTTTCACTACTTAAACCCTATAAATATCACCCACATTATTTACTTTTGTTAACTTGCAAATTTCTGAATTTGTTGAGGGAAATCGAAATAATACAGAGAGATGGATGGGCTTGAAAGGAGACGAGTGATGGCCCTGGAAAGAATAGGAAGATTACATAACGAACTAAATGAGagagaaaaacagaaaattagtTTGGCTGACGAGATTCTTTTCCAGAGCTTTGTGAAAAAATGTTGTTACATTAGTTCCAGAGGTGAAGATTTGCTCGATTTCAATATACCGAAGAGAAAAAGAGGCGACGGTCAAGAAATCCTGAAGAAACCTGAAGCTTGTTCGGGCCCAATTTTCCGAAATTCTCCGAGTCAGGAAGAAACAGAATTAGCTGAGATGATGATGatcaagaacaagaacaagaaaatgaaaaaggtTAAATCGAAGAGAATTAAATTCCAGGAAGTGGGTTTATATCCGCCGCCTGAAATTCCAACTGAGTTGAGGAAACGGATCGAAGAGGAACTGTCAGGAACTGATTTGCAGTTAGTGATAATGAAGCAGATTTTTGATACGGACTTGAAAACTGGCCATAATCGATTATCAATTCCTGAGAAGCAAGTGATGTGCGATTTTCTTTATGATACTGAAAAGCAAATTGTATCAAACAAGGAAGGGTTCATTCCGGTTTCTGTGATTGAACCGTGCGGTGATATTAATTCTAAAATCAAATTCGGAAGATGGAAGATGACCAATACTTTTATCTACACCTTGTACTCTGATTGGAATcggatttttcaaaaaaaagcgAACGAGGAGTTTCTGAAGGAAGGTGCCGTAATTCAGGTTTATTCGTACCGAGACTCGGAACAAAAGCTTTGTTTTGCTGTCGTTAATGTTCGTAAAGCTGACGATGATAATGATGATGCGGCTGCTGATTTTGAGTCTTCTGCTGCTGCTGGTGATGGTGCTAGTTCAAGCCATAGTACTGTGACTACTGTCGTTGATTGATCAAGTTTTTCTAGTTTTTTATTAACTGAGTTTGTGTTCTGATTGTAGAgattaacatttaattttatgtaatcGTAGAAATCCTTctgttttagatttttaatcTCCCTGTTTCTATTCAAACTAGTTTGTTTTCAGAAATAGATATGCatgtttttgttttagttttctgGATTTAGCTCATAATGGTCATTGCATATTGAAATTCattcttatattcattgttCACGATTACATTTAAAACTTAtgtaattattattgttttaatctGTAGCAACAGAAATACAGGCTTCGATTCGGTTCGGTAGGTCGGTTTGGCAACTTGCTAGTTTGCATTGTTGTTTATATTTTCTCCTTGGCACAAATTCTGGAAATGTCTAACAAGTTTCTGAAAGAATGATTTTACTTTATCTCTGTCAATGCTGAAAATCTAGATTAGACATTCTCTGTCAAAGGAACTTTTTACAGTAGTAATACATGAATTCCTCTGTTGCAACATATATAGCTCACCAAGGGCCAACAGAATCCATCAATTCGGTTAAAggtttttggttaattcggttaatCGTTTTCGGTTAAAGGTCTTTGGTTGATTCGGCTAAAGGTTTCCGGTCAATTTGGTTGAAGGTTTTCGGTTAATTTGGGAGTGTGaagtaaaaagataaattaggAAATAGAGTTTGGGTTAATAAAT is part of the Mercurialis annua linkage group LG3, ddMerAnnu1.2, whole genome shotgun sequence genome and encodes:
- the LOC126674432 gene encoding protein CANDIDATE G-PROTEIN COUPLED RECEPTOR 7-like, translated to MMNILLRVLLIISAFHFVFSEIKNIRILDDSRSMILFERFGFTEAGRVHISVKDVYWKTKHRKVEYNPSSMGFFLARDESFIRIMNESQFTESFCVLSSRYVQLILKFDNLTANSTNSGSITINDPDEYSLVFGNCQPEFEVSMFVHTEMYNLKYGVKDFLPAGQTHLPRLYFMFFLIYACFFGLWIFTCIKQRPTVDKIHLIMGALLLVKTLKMICASEDKVYVSKTGTPHGWDVAFYIFGFFKGIMLFTVIVLIGTGWSFLKPYLQEREKNVLMTVIPLQVLENIAYVVIAETGPATKDWLTWNQMFLLIDVICCCAVFFPIIWSIRSLREASKTDGKAARNLQKLTLFKQFYIFVVGYLYFTRVVVSSIGALLDYRYEWITSVLAETASLIFYIFIFYNFQPIEKNPYLVIDDEEESAASQILQEDDSFEL